cctggtggtgggGACTGAAGCAACAGCTGTTATTAAAAGAACTACGCCCAACTTCATACCCAATGTTCAAAAACATTACTAAACATGATCAACGCTCTCCCAAATCCAATAACCAGAGAGCTGACACTCATATTGGTGATGTCAGTACGTATTAATTGTGGAACTGCTTTTGTGAGAGAGTAGTACATGTTcacaaataagaaaaataaattggaTTTTAAATTTGTTCGCTTTTAAAGCCTTCAACTTAGCCAACAGAACAGGAGCCCGACGCTGCAGCAGATCCACTCAAATTGTCCTTTGGCCACAAATAGGGTGAAAATGGcacatgtaataaataaaaagctcaaCGGGTCAAATAGGGGCATCTCTCAACTATTTAGCGAGCAAGACTTATAATTACCTTCATTTGCACAGGATGACCCTGTGTTCATGCCCACTTAGTCAAATGGAACCATAattgcaggaaaacaaatgagTCCAATCGGGCCGGTCTGGACTCAGGAGGCACAAGGACAAGAGACAGACACCGTCTGGTTGCTCACTGCATCTGGCTCAGATCTCGGTGAAGACCAAGAATGACGCTACTCCACCAACCTCAGCTCGAGGCCTTCACCAGAGAACTTTCTGCTTTGTtcagcccccctcccacctcctgcCAAAAGTTCATTTCCAGGTCGTCTGGTACCTGCGGTCTCAATGTCGTCAGCGGGGTAATGCGACCCAGTTGGTGTGGTGGGCCTGTCATTAGGGTTGCATTTTAAAACTGGGAAGAGGTGGTTTTTCCGCACTGCTCGGGCCAGCCACCCTCTctgcatacacaaacacatggtgAAGTCACTGGAGCTGGGGAAGGGGGCACTGTGACGCCATATTTTCAGGCTAAGTGAATCCGAACATTATGGCGACAGAGAGCACGACACAAGACGCAATTTCCTAATGATCGCTGGAATCATCCCCAACAGGCTAATGTTTATTCCAAGTCACATTACAAGCAGAACGGAAAGCCCCCACTACATTTCAGCTCACCTCGAGGCGATGTGGGGAGTTGTCGGGCAATGACTCATTGATGAAATCTTCCAGGGGCTTGGGTTGCGTGGTCTGTGCCGGATTGGGTGGAGTTGGAGAGACAATGGAGGCGTCCCCTTCAGACTGCTGTCTGTTCTGCTCTTTCTGTAGACGTCGCTCCTTTCTCAAGTCTTTGGCCTTCCGACACGGCGGCCGGCCAGGATCAGCACCcatccctgcccccccacaccacaCAGAAGAGAGGACGGGAACCGTAAGACTCACATCTCATGGCATCTCACCGAATACTTTTCTTTAGTTTAACCCTCCGGCCACTGGCCATGTGTTACTTTCAGCATTCAGCTTCAGCTCGATCACACTCCTcggtattgtattgtattgtaattgCCTTTAGTAATTCAGATGTTAATTATTAAAGTGCTGTGAATAAAATCTATTATAGGAAATTACCAGCCTCAGGTCACTGTCTGCTGTATTGGTAACTGACCTGAGGCACTAAAAGAGGTTTGTATTTGGAAGCAAACCTCTGATATAACGCGTACAGCTCTGGGAGTCATGGAGGGGGTCGGAGGTTCTTCCCCTCAGGAGAGACACAACAAAGTCTGCACTGTGTCCTTCACGCACTCTGTCCACgtgcctctcctccctcctgctgctacGCTTTCTCCCCGGGTTCCTGCACAAACAGCCGCCGGTACTCCTGAGGACGGCGCACGCAGCCGCGGTCTGACGGATCAGTTCCGGTGGAGGACACGTACCCCCGCTGCTCTGAGAGCagccactacaatatcaacatgGAGCCAAGCGGGGTCATGTGAGAGAAAGTGGACTCTGGGAAACTTCTGCCTACTTCAAGAAGGTGGAAAGTAATCCCGCTCCATTGTCACGACTAAGTGTGAGGTAAAGTATCTGTATCTACACTGACCCTTTACCCATCTATACTCTTTTTAGGTTTCTGCTGCTGTAATTGCCAAAAGCAGAGGGGTCAtacatgcaaatacgacagcacaggcactagccaatcagatcgcgtctatgctcacgtctaaagagcgcaaagctcaaaaataaaagatggcggaccaaagtCCGTAGAATAGGGGTCCGTGCTCCATCTTGCCATCACCTCTGAAGTCACTTTGTAGCTAAAGTCATCTTAAATTGAAAAGATTTTGATCATCAATTATCATGAGCAAAAGAAGTCTGTTTAAAAAGGATTTCCGCTCACATTTCAGTACTGACCAGCTCCCTGAGCCTCACTGCTACTCTCCTAGAAAGTACCTCATTGCAAGACTACAGATGCAGGTATTAAAGTCTCACTGCTTGTGAATCCACAAAAAGCAGACCCAGGGAGAGCTTCTGCAAAAGCACCGCATTCCACACGTCCTTCTGTATCCGTTTACCTATGGCTCCGTGCACGCCGTATGGAAACGGGGAGCCGTGTTTTCTCAAGCTGGAACTGGAACCGTGCAACGCTTGGGTCATAAAAGTAGAGGAGACACATGTCCAGGTGCTTTCTGCTCGCAGTAACCGGGGGGGAAACCCTGATCCCACACAGTAAATcctacctgcttcctcttcaggcCTGTTATTTCTGACAGCGAGAGGACTGTGGCacctttgtgtgggtgtgtgtacaTACATCCGCAGCTGGATCGACCTGTGCAAATACTGAGCTGCCTAATGATTAATGAGAGCGTTTTCATTAGACGTTTGACAGGggaaaagggtgtgtgtgtgtgtgtgggtgggggggatgaGGCCTGAAACTATTTCTGCGTCTTAGGAGTTTATTATCTCCTCACTTGGATTATTGTTAGTTCATTACTATGTGTTGGCTATGAGGATATCCTGTGCTGGAAGAGTAAGCAGGAGAAGCCGACACGCTGGTCCAAACACAGAGGAGTGTGTTGTGAGGAGACCAGGGGATACACTCTGGCAACAGACCAGCACCGCTGTGCCAGTTCAGCTTATGGCTGTGGTCAAATGTCAGCTACCGTGGCCACTTAAAAGATGTCCCACCTGCAGTTTTCAAAAGAATATCAGATGTCCTAAACAAACGTAacagaaaacagcagcaaacagctgtttgagcAGTGCAGCAGGACGTAAAAGCAGATCACCCATCAGCGTTCTTTGTGTGTGAACTACATTCCCCACTCCACTTGCATATGGTGCATCAATAACTGATGAGCGGCTACTAAAACACTCcgaaccaaaaaacaaaaatatttctaCTAATTATCAAATTTGAGTGACAAGTGTAACCAGCTAATTGGGAGTGGGATTTCTCACCTGCTCTGGGAGCCCCGGCTGTCGCTCGCTCACCCGCAACGGACTCTGGATCTTTTCTTGGGGTCACAGAGTCGGCCGGGGCGCCGTCTCCCGCCTCCTTCCGAGCTTCCGTGGCGGCGGGACACTCCGGCAGCTCCTTCTGAATGTCGGTTATGGCGGCACGCTGCACTTGGGAGGGGCAGGCGTTGCTTGGTTCGCGCTGACCTGCTTGGTCACACACGGAGTCCATCGGCTCCCCTGCAAGGCACAAAATGAGACACCCCCCAAAATGTGAACTACTTAGCGAAATGGTCCAAACCGATCCCTGCTTTTTCAGAGTTCCAGTACAATCACTAATCTTCTAAGAcgaaagacaaaaataaatacgcTCACCCTCAGCCGGTCCTTTCGGTAATTCCCCTTTGGAAATGAATTTGCTAATCTTTTTCAGGACTTTCTTGTGCGACTTGGAAGGCTGGAATTTCAGTGCATGACATCTTGAAGAGAGCATTAAAGTATTATtacaaacatgtgtgtgtgtatgtatttctgttGTTATACAAATATCTAATATTATGGGTCATCCTCATGTGTTCCACGTTATTCTTGTCCGCTGTAAAGTTAACTGAATCATATGGGAACAAGTACCTGATGGTGTACTGTGGACAGCAGGTCTTGTTCATTTTGGGCTTATAGACGTATTTCCCacttctgaaaaagaaaaagaacagacGGACTTGACTAAATACACAGATATTGAAATATCCCAAACTCAAAAGGCGAGCAGGATTCCACAGAGTCCTCACCTTCTCCACCCTCGGTCTATGAGGTCCTGGTAGTCTTGTACAGTCATGGTGTGAGACCACATCCCTGAAAGAAACCAAAGgaacattaaacatttaattGATCTCACGTGATACATTTCATACATCCGTTGGGGTCGCTGCTTCATCAGCAACCCGAACACGCAGCCACAGTAAAAAATAATAGCCGCCGTGATAAAAGCGGTTTTAATTCTCTAAAATCTGAAACCCTCGGTTTCATGTTTAACTATATTGGACGAGTCTTAAAAGTCTGGCGGATAAACACGACGGGGTGACACTTGAAATGTGTAGAGAGAGACAAGCGCATGTCATTCGGAGAGAATACGTTTCACCAAGAAAACTTGGAAAGAAGCTTTAATGCTTCGGAACCACTGGACCTTCCTTTatcaaaggaaaggagatcattccgtcccacaattccttgctgCAGCAATGTTTAGAGTTTTTAGGAAGGTCATTTTGGTTAGGAGGTCATTTTTTTCCTATTCAAATCTATTGGAATGGATAAAAGAGACAGTTAGCCTTAAATATGAGACATGTATGCAAGTGAGGAGTGGTTTGTCAACAGAGTATAGTGGGGGGGGCGAGGTTCAGGTTTTTGCTTCATAGCGACCCCTAAAAGATTCCCACAGTCCCCCAAGGCGTGTCCACAGCGATCCCGTTTCCCACAGCCGAGTCCTGGCCTCCCCGCTTTCAACTCctgcccttctcctccccctcataTACActttgcacacgcacacaaaaacagacacgACCCTTCTCAGCCTACATCAACAGCCACCGAGGGAACTCCGTGTAgaacagatcacacacacacacacacacacacacacacacacacacacacacacacagaggctgagCGCAATGTCCCATGTCCCAAGAGACACAACAATGACACGGGAAAGGACTGgagacacagcagcaacacTAAAGACTCGTGTTAAATCGTGTTCAGTATCGCCCAGTGACGTGAACAGCGTGTGAGTCGCTCACTGGCATTAAAACGGAACACAAACATCAAATGCATGACAACTCTTCTTGAAAGGTTCCATAATAGATGGGGTTAGATTCTCATGACAAAGCAGTAAAGCGGCCATATTAATGAAAGTAAGAACCAACAATTTTAGTTTTCCGTTTTAGAAAGCATTGAGAATGCttcctgaaaaagaaaatctggcATATTTAAAACTGTAGACATCAAGTGATCATCGCCATCTTAAAAACGTTTAAGAGTGAGTGAATCTGGAGCGCAGGGAAGGGCCAAACAAATGACACAAAGGCACCAAAACCCTGTCCAGGAAAAGGCGTGATAACTAGTCCGGCAGAAGGTCACACGTTGACCAAGCTTGCAGAGCATCATGTCCCGTGAGCTCCAAGAGCCGCTGCTTTCCCAACGACACAGGCGGGCCTGTCCACTGTTCACACCTGCTCCCCTGTTCAGCCTCCCCTGAGGCGCCACAGACACAGAGGGGCGCAGATGTTTATTGTGGGGTGGCGTCGTTGATAACATCAGTGCACCAATGACGCAGAGGCGAGCACTATCGCACCGAGCACCTGCTTGGAAAACTGATTGTGTCGTTGACAATATTTGTGTTGATCTAATGTGGCATGTCCTCCCAGCAGCGTGGTGAGAATATAACACGACAAGGAGATTGACAACCTTTTTCAACCTTTGCATCATGAATATATTTAACTGGACCTGATTTTCTAGCATTGTAAGTCTTCTGCTTATACTTAGTCTCAACAGCGTCAATGACCActgtggagaaacacacaggaagtgcgATCTCTCCTCGTCCCGACATCCTGCCATTCCCTCGCCATGCACCGTATCCAGATTACCACTCTTATCTTAGATTAGTCTCGTCTGCCGGCCGTGAGCCCAACCGCTCATTGACTTGCATTAGGAACTGCCTCCACCCTAATTATAGTCAACCTGTCTCGCCCCTGTTCACTCCCTCTGAATTCAGCCCAACAGAGAAAATCCTTTCCTATCTTCTTACACAACTTCTTATATAGCCTGGACtcagaacttctaaaatgcacaGTTACGTGCACCTTTGCAGCAGTTATATGAACACAGCGCATAGTATGGCTTATTTCAGCACCTCACAGATAAATTATGTATTATGTCTGTAATCACTGATTGCCACATGATAAACATGGTGTTTTTACTTAACGTTTTGTGGCTGTTTTAGTctaacatacacatgcacaaataaatatttgcacaCACGTATTTCACTTCAATTGCAATTAGGCATTTTAAATGGTGCCGTAAAATATGGTGGCCCAACAATGACGATAAGACATTGGGAGAATTAGTAGGAAACATCAGAATTAGATCCTCGATCCACCGTCTGTTTTGTGGGGTTAcattatgaatttaaaaaaaaaacagtgacagTGTTTATTCGGAAGTGAGCCCAGGCCACTGATCACAGCTGGATCTGGGAGGAAGGAGCTCCTGCAGCTGGATAAAGACGTTGGTCTTTTAAACGTAAAACAACATTGACCATTAGGTCATCGGTCGTGGAGCGATGCTAACATCTCCAATGAGACCATCACGGTGACAGAGATCAGACGTGGTGGTCAATAAGAGCACGTTGCCCTCACACGGTAAACCGGGGGCACCGGAAAGAACGGGAAGTCACGTGAATGCCTCCAGCGTGACAGAGCAGGTGAAGCCGGCTGAGCGACAGCCTCGGTCTGCTTGGCTGGTCAGCTAGCGCAATGCTAACGTGTTAGTTAGCAAGCCTTCTGCTAAGGTAGAAGAAGCACAGCGCTCGACTGGAGTGAACATTAATCTCAAACTGTACTGCTTCAACAAACACCATCAATACCAAATTCAATTACCTCACCCCAGTGTACTTAATGACAGTCTAGTGTGTTGTTTCCTCGCAATAAAAGAGTTTGGGTGCAAGATGCTAACAGTTAATTCCAACATTGAACTGCCAAAGTAGCGAAAGTGTGCCCTGAGCTTGATGTAATGCACCGGTCTTGCTGAGCGTTAAATACAGCTATTTTACCACAACTCACTCTTATGAATTGACAATAGGGTAAAGGTTTGCTCCTTTCTCTAAATTGGAAAGTAAGCGGAGCTAGGTCGTTAGCACCAGTTAGCCTCATTTTTAAGCTAACAACGAGAGACTCTTACCGTGAGAAAAGTTGCCTTTATCATTTTTACAGTAACCACACCGGTAACCGCTGTCCCCGCCGAAATATTCAACTATAGTGTAAGACTTGTTTCCTGCCATCTTTAACATCGACTGAAGTGACAGCTAAATTTGGCTGCAGCAGGCAAGACTGAAGTACTGtggatataaaaacaaaaaaaaacacgccccTAGAAAATACGTCATCAGTGCTGCGTTGAGGAAAAGTGGGAGCTTTGACTGAATTTCATTACCAGCGTTGTAACGTTGGGCCAAACAagacatgtttgttttgttatttggaTTATAAGTACTGAATAATCCAGAACGACACGCGTcaatgaaaaaatatgtttcgAGATACTGTTGTATATTTTAGGTCGGTTTCTTCACATTATCACATGCGACTGCAGTAGTTCCCACAACCACCAGAGGGGGTGGACAGTAGGAGACACATGTGAGTGCTTTTTGttatgtcattacattacattacattacaggtcatttagcagacgcttttatccataTGTCATTGTCCATAATAGTTAGAAACACCTTTGGAAGTGCACGCAATCTGACAATTGTAAAAGATATAAATGGCGAAGTTGAAGTGATTGGATTGGCATTCGTAGCAAACAACCGTACTTATTTTCTAGATAATGTGCAATATTTGTGGGCGCTTGTATCAggaattaggaatcaggaacatttattaccaaaatatgaagaaactgtttgtgtggcgggaggtctgggtcctgatggacctcagtcTCTTGCCAGATGGAACAGtttttgtccagggtgagaAGGGCCGGCAACAATCTTTTTAGCCCGCTTCAGgatcctggaagcgaacaagtcctggagtaATAATGTTGGTTATAGCTCAActaattttaaaatgttgttgcaAAAATTCTTAAAAGAAATTCAACTTGAGCATAAAAGAACGCGTTCAGGTACTAGAACTCTTATACTCCACAAAAAACATTGCAGTTCCCTTTTTCCTCTTGCTATGGTTGTGCAATTTCCATTGAGCTGTAAGACATGGGGTATAGGGTACTACGTATGGGGTCAAATGCACACATTAGTGGATCTACTCCgtaaaacccacacacaaatgtgaagccatccacaaacaaatataaataatatgatTTATGTGGGCGTTGGAATatatttgtaaatcaaataGAACTGCTCGGTGCACATTTGTGaattttctgtttgtatttgtgagtCATTCGGTGCTCATATGCAATTactgagactgatctgaccccatacTTATATTTCACTGAAAAACAAGGCCACAAAGTAAAAGAtggcaaatgcaaaaaaaaaaaaatgtttgcattaGAAATAATTTAAAACAGATTACAGTTtgcaaataacacatttattaaatcaTCTGTGCAAAGACAGTCTAATATATATTGAACCAAGAGCCTGCACAAACAGAAAATtccaaaaaggccaaggggtaTCCATGTAGAAAAATAAGTTACAATATCATAGTCAAgtcaattatcttttttttgtactcctataaaaaaacagaaaaaacaaacccttAAAGAGCAAAGATAAGTCTCTGtttactttacattttaaacagattatgttctttttcttttttaccataATACTCTGTTATGTAACAATCACTCATCTTCTCTGGGGCTTGGTATTTATCTTATAAGCTGTCCAGTAAAAGTAGCATCTGTTCTGCATGCAGGTTTTCTGCACCAAAATAGTGGATTCATACAGTTGAAGAACAGCAGCACTTTACAGAAGTTGAAGTGCTACTAATAATCCAAAACCCCCTCCTGAAAACTGGGTAGTTAAATTGATTCCTGTTGATGGCTCTTTGGTTGGGCCCCTAACTAAAGCCCCCCTGGGGGATGGGGATGTTTTCATGAAGGTATTTCATGCTCCCTTGCTCAGAGAAGTCAGCCACAGTGTGTCCTTCTCCTCGAAGGACCCATTTAGTGGTCAGAAGCCCCTCCAACCCCACGGGACCTCTGGCATGTATCCGTGCTGTACTGATACCGACCTCAGCTCCTGCAAGACAACGACACAAAATTAGCTCTTCTGCTCAGTTTTCAAACCAGTGGTAGGTGTGGTGAGTCACCTGAGGCCCGCAATCGGGCACCATGTAAACCGGCCGAACCCCAATCCCGGGTTGAGCGCCGGCAGCTGGTGCCACTTAACCCAACCCCATTTAAGCGGCAGGTTTACACCAAACCAGGAGGGCGAGAGACGTGTTCTAGCCCTTCTTATTTTGTCTTCAGAGACCAGCGTCTGATGCTCAGCCCGCACGGCGCGGAAACCCGGGTTCGTGTTGACCCCACGGCCCACCCGACGACAGACCACAAGAGGAGCACTACCGTTCTCCTGCATGTGTTGGACACCACTTTGCTTGgtattttaaacaaataatCAAGAAACCCCCGTCGGGGGGACTAATTACATTCTCCGTGTTGTAGCGTCCCGACTCCTCCCGTGACACAGGTTAGATCCATTTACAAAAAGGATGCAAACTCATGAAGAATTCAAAACTACAGTGCATACCTAGGCCAAAACGGTAGCCGTCAGCAAAGCGAGAGCTGGAATTCCAGAACACACAGGCGCTGTCCACCTGCTGCAGGAACTGCTCGGCCTTCTCTTCGCTCTCAGTAACAATGACGTCTGTGTGAGAGCTGCCGTATTTGTGGATGTGGTCCACGGCGTCCTGCATGCTGTCCACCACCTCAATGCAGCACTCCAGGTCCCCATACTCAGTCCTCAGAGACTTCACCTCGGACGGGCTGAAGGTTAAATGAGAGGCAAACCGGGGGCCTGCGTGGATCTTCACCTGAGAGAAGGCAATGGCACAGTGATTGGAATGAACAGAATAACTAAAACATCTAATAGGCCTAAATGTAGCACCAAACGCCTTCTCCAAAAAGTTTGTTCACATGACACGTATATACGTCTTGATGAAGGGTTCTTACGTGCTCGGTCCTCAGCATGTCAATGATCTGGTCGAATATGGGAGTTCGCAACAAGTCCCTGTGAATAAGGAGGGTCTCCATGGCATTGCAGGCCGCGGGGTAGTCACACTTTGAGTCTCTGACTGCAATGAAACACAAGTTAGTACCTGTATATCCAGCAGTTCTGTGTTACACCAGCAAGTTAACAACTCTTgagcaacatttaaaataatgacaaCTTTCCTAACCCGAGGAATAAAATGatttcagaaatgaaaacacCTTCACAGAAAGCACATACCGATGTCTATAGCTTTGTCTATGCTGGCGTCATTGTCTATGTAGACGTGACAGATGCCCTCGCTGTGGCCCAGAACAGGAATGCCCTTGGCCGCCCTCTGGATTTCCCTAACGAGCTGGGACGAGCCCCTTGGGATGATCAGGTCGATCAACTTGTCCAGTCGGCACAGATCCTCCACTTCTTCACGTGTGCTCACCTACACATCAGGGAACATGTTACAATGTCACCAAATCATGTGAAAACTGGGTTTCAGTAACGCAGTGTTTTCAGTGTTACCAGTTGAATGGCATCTGCCACTCCGTGAATGGAAAGCGCTTCTTGAGCGAGTTGATGTAGAATTCTATTGGTGTTGGAAGCTTCTTTACCCCCCTTCAGTAGCAAAGCATTTCCACTGGCAATAGCCAGAGCCGACACCTGAAACACAGATATGTCAAAAGAGGTCTTTCAATGACAGAGATGTTGTCGTCTTTAGACCAGAGGGTCTGTATTTACACAACAACGCGAACCTCATTATACATTTCAAAAGTTTAACACAAAAAGGTGTTCACAAGCTTAAACGTTTTTCAAGCTGAAAGATTTTGCAGACATGATCAATTTGTTTCAGCCATCGCACCATGAATAACATTATCAACCAATCACGTGGTGAAGAATGGCCCTATTCTCAAAACATTGAGTATAGAGACTCTGTAGTCTGAACGAAAGCAAACGTTATTGCTTCTTTCAGCATGGACAATAAGGAAGCGCTGCCCAGATTCACATCCactcttacctttcacaataaaagctgtaGACATGATCCCTGGTTTACTGACCTGCGGGAGACAATCAGGACGCGACTCAAAGATGACCAGCAGGACACCGATTGGCACAGTGATCTGTTCCAGCTCCAGGTTGTTGGCCACCCTGGTCCTCCTCAGCACCCGACCCACGCTGTCCCTGGAAGACACGGCAAGCTGGCGGAGGCCAATAGCCAGGCTGTTCAGCTTAGATGTGGACAGACTCAGGCGGTCGATCAGAGGCTGGGAGAGACGACCTATCAACGGGTAAAGAACAAGGACAATGCAGGAGTCTGAAGATCCACGGAGGGCAACCAGAGACTGAGAACTCTGCTGACCCGGTTAAAGAATTACCTCCCTTCCTGCATTCACAAGCCTCCTACGGACAACCCAGAGCAGGGCAACATTCTACCAAACACCGACAACCAGATAACGCAAGCCTCCTTCATAAGCCGCTGTCCCTTAGTAGACAGATGGAGACCCACTGGCAGAATGTGGGAGTCAGATAATTGCATGAGCCAGTGGCTCAGGGTGATCCGCGTTTCTTCCCTGGGTCTTTGTACCTGACGTTGTTGCTAACTCCATGTCTCTCTTGTTGGCACTAAGGATCTCATCTTTCTTCTCTGTAAGCAGGTCAGCAAGAGAGCAGATGATCTCCCctctctggaaaacacacacgcacagtatAATGATGAATTATCCAAGAGATGAATTATGTGTCTTGTCTTATCAAATCTGATATAGCAAATCAGCAGTAAATCTGTGCCATTCCATCCTCTTGACATACGTAAACATTTTAATATCGGACCGTACTGAGGGAGCGAGAACCTCACCTGTTCAGGGTCCAAGGAGGCCAGAGCCCTGCCTGCATGCCGGGCCATCT
This portion of the Gasterosteus aculeatus chromosome 6, fGasAcu3.hap1.1, whole genome shotgun sequence genome encodes:
- the ate1 gene encoding arginyl-tRNA--protein transferase 1 isoform X3; this encodes MLKMAGNKSYTIVEYFGGDSGYRCGYCKNDKGNFSHGMWSHTMTVQDYQDLIDRGWRRSGKYVYKPKMNKTCCPQYTIRCHALKFQPSKSHKKVLKKISKFISKGELPKGPAEGEPMDSVCDQAGQREPSNACPSQVQRAAITDIQKELPECPAATEARKEAGDGAPADSVTPRKDPESVAGERATAGAPRAGMGADPGRPPCRKAKDLRKERRLQKEQNRQQSEGDASIVSPTPPNPAQTTQPKPLEDFINESLPDNSPHRLEVRLVRSNPPSPQFKASFDASYQVYKLYQMAIHKDPPDKPSESQFRRFLCDSPLEAEHSPDGPEAGYGSFHQQYLLDGRIVAVGVIDILPTCVSSVYLYYHPDFASLSLGSYSALREIAFTRQLQKQSPKLSFYYLGFYIHSCPKMRYKGQYRPSDLLCPETYAWVSIEQCIPQLENSRYARFNQDPEAGDARVLKEVGRALVLYRRAVMPYAAYSRKRKGSSDEAEVQQYADLVGQDCAERILLYRA
- the ate1 gene encoding arginyl-tRNA--protein transferase 1 isoform X4, translating into MLKMAGNKSYTIVEYFGGDSGYRCGYCKNDKGNFSHGMWSHTMTVQDYQDLIDRGWRRSGKYVYKPKMNKTCCPQYTIRCHALKFQPSKSHKKVLKKISKFISKGELPKGPAEGEPMDSVCDQAGQREPSNACPSQVQRAAITDIQKELPECPAATEARKEAGDGAPADSVTPRKDPESVAGERATAGAPRAGMGADPGRPPCRKAKDLRKERRLQKEQNRQQSEGDASIVSPTPPNPAQTTQPKPLEDFINESLPDNSPHRLEFRRFLCDSPLEAEHSPDGPEAGYGSFHQQYLLDGRIVAVGVIDILPTCVSSVYLYYHPDFASLSLGSYSALREIAFTRQLQKQSPKLSFYYLGFYIHSCPKMRYKGQYRPSDLLCPETYAWVSIEQCIPQLENSRYARFNQDPEAGDARVLKEVGRALVLYRRAVMPYAAYSRKRKGSSDEAEVQQYADLVGQDCAERILLYRA
- the ate1 gene encoding arginyl-tRNA--protein transferase 1 isoform X2; this translates as MLKMAGNKSYTIVEYFGGDSGYRCGYCKNDKGNFSHGMWSHTMTVQDYQDLIDRGWRRSGKYVYKPKMNKTCCPQYTIRCHALKFQPSKSHKKVLKKISKFISKGELPKGPAEGEPMDSVCDQAGQREPSNACPSQVQRAAITDIQKELPECPAATEARKEAGDGAPADSVTPRKDPESVAGERATAGAPRAGMGADPGRPPCRKAKDLRKERRLQKEQNRQQSEGDASIVSPTPPNPAQTTQPKPLEDFINESLPDNSPHRLEVRLVPVNFEDPQFTASYQQSVALYASYQMAIHGDEPSECSESEFRRFLCDSPLEAEHSPDGPEAGYGSFHQQYLLDGRIVAVGVIDILPTCVSSVYLYYHPDFASLSLGSYSALREIAFTRQLQKQSPKLSFYYLGFYIHSCPKMRYKGQYRPSDLLCPETYAWVSIEQCIPQLENSRYARFNQDPEAGDARVLKEVGRALVLYRRAVMPYAAYSRKRKGSSDEAEVQQYADLVGQDCAERILLYRA
- the LOC120820818 gene encoding delta-1-pyrroline-5-carboxylate synthase, whose protein sequence is MLARLALCSRSPSRIRQSNVCPVSIRAFAQSKFPRPHGKSLAHRSELKKAKRIVVKLGSAVVTRDECGLALGRLASIVEQVAMLQNQGREMMIVTSGAVAFGKQRLRHEILLSQSVRQALHSGQNQLKEMSVPVLEARACAAAGQSGLMALYEAMFTQYSTCTAQILVTNLDFYDEQKRRNLNSTLHELLRMNIVPIINTNDAVVPPPVPNSDLQGGNVISVKDNDSLAARLAVEMKADLLIALSDVEGLYDRPPGTDDAKLIDIFYPGDQQSITYGSKSRVGIGGMEAKVKAALWALQGGTSVVIANGTHPKVTGHVITDIVEGKKVGTFFSEVKPAGPTVEQQTEMARHAGRALASLDPEQRGEIICSLADLLTEKKDEILSANKRDMELATTSGRLSQPLIDRLSLSTSKLNSLAIGLRQLAVSSRDSVGRVLRRTRVANNLELEQITVPIGVLLVIFESRPDCLPQVSALAIASGNALLLKGGKEASNTNRILHQLAQEALSIHGVADAIQLVSTREEVEDLCRLDKLIDLIIPRGSSQLVREIQRAAKGIPVLGHSEGICHVYIDNDASIDKAIDIVRDSKCDYPAACNAMETLLIHRDLLRTPIFDQIIDMLRTEHVKIHAGPRFASHLTFSPSEVKSLRTEYGDLECCIEVVDSMQDAVDHIHKYGSSHTDVIVTESEEKAEQFLQQVDSACVFWNSSSRFADGYRFGLGAEVGISTARIHARGPVGLEGLLTTKWVLRGEGHTVADFSEQGSMKYLHENIPIPQGGFS